GATAAGATACAGGATAAAACGCATGGTAATTTTTAGTAAAAGATAAACAGTTTTTCCGAGCGCTGAGTACTTGATTATACTACCTTTGCAAAAAATCAACAACTTATGCCCGGATATGAATTTTTTGGACCGGAAGAACGCAAGGAAGTAAATGACGTGCTGGAAACCGGCATCTTTATGCGCTATGGGTTTGATGGCCCACGCAAAGGCATCTGGAAAGCAAAGGAGCTGGAACAAGCCATCTCCGAAAAACTGAATGTTGGGTACACACAGATCGTATCCAGCGGTACGGCAGCCCTCACCGTAGCAATGCAGGCGTTGGGCATAGGTGCAGGAGACGAAGTGATCATGCCGACCTTCACATTTGTGGCGAGTTTTGAGTGTATCTTCTCGGTAGGCGCCACTCCGGTGCTGGTAGACGTAGATGATACCCTGACCCTGGACCCTAAAGCGGTTGAGGCAGCAATCACCCCACGTACCAAGGCGGTTATGCCTGTACACATGTGTGGTTCTATGGCAGACCTTGATGCGCTGAAGGCCATCTGCGACAAACACAATCTGATCTTACTTGAAGACGCCTGTCAATCATTTGGCGCAACTTATAAAGGTAAAGCTGTCGGTTCTATCGGCCACGCTGGCGCCTTCTCCTTTGACTTTGTAAAGACCATCACCTGTGCTGAAGGTGGTGCTATCGTTACTAACGACAAGGATATTTATGTAAAAGCGGACGGTTACTCTGATCATGGCCACGACCACCTGGGCGTAGACCGTGGTGCAGATCTGCACCCATTCATCGGGTACAACTTCCGCATTTCTGAACTACATGCAGCTGTAGGTCTCGCGCAGGTTAGAAAACTGGATACTTTCCTGAGCATCCAGCGCAAAACCAAAAAGATATTTAAAGATGCATTGTCTGCCATTCCTGAGGTGAGCTTTCGCCGCCTGCCGGATGCAGAAGGAGATAGTGCCACTTTCCTCGCCTTCTTCCTGCCGGAAGAATCTCAGGCCAGAGCGGCTGCCGCAGCTATGAAAGCTGCCGGTCTGCCTGCTTTTTATTGGTTCGATAACAACTGGCATTATATCCGTAACTGGGAACACTTTAAACAAAGCACGGTGCTGAGCCGTTTTGCACCCGGCCTGCAACAGGCAATGGAGCTGTACAAAGTGAAACAATTCCCAGCTTCTGATGCGATCATGAGCCGTTGCATCTGCACTCCTATCAATTTAGGCTGGAGCGATGCTGAGGTGGCTGAGCGTGCTGAGAAACTGGTAAATGCAGTAAAAAGCGCCCTGTAATGAAAAAAGTAGCCTTAATACCTGCCCGCTATGGCGCTACCCGTTTCCCGGGCAAGCTGATGGCTAAACTAGGCGGTAAGTCAGTGATCCTGCGCACGTATGAAAGCACTGTGAAAACAGGTGTGTTCGACGAAGTAATGGTCGTAACTGACTCCGATGTAATCTACCAGGAGATCATTAGCAATGGTGGTAAAGCAGTCATGAGCCAAAAGGAGCATGAGTGTGGTACCGACCGTATTGCCGAAGCGATCGCTGACAGGGAAGATGTAGAGATCATCGTAAATGTTCAGGGAGACGAACCTTTCACCCAGAAAGAGCCGCTGGAAAAACTGCTTCAGGTGTTCGAAGGCGAAGCTGGTCAGAAAGTACAGGTAGCCTCCCTGATGCAGGAGCTGAAAGAGTGGTCATCCATCGAAGATCCTAATTATGTAAAGGTGGCCGTGGATAAACAGTTCAACGCACTTTTCTTCTCCCGTTCCGTCATTCCTTATCCCCGCGATAAACAGGTGAAATCCGTTTATTATGAGCACATTGGTATCTATGCATTCCGCCGCAAAACCCTGCTGGACTTTACCCAAATGCCGGTAAGCCCACTGGAAGCCGCGGAGAAAATAGAATGCCTGCGCTACCTGGAAAATGGCATTTCCATGAAAATGGTGGTGACTGAGTACATGGGTGTGGAAATCGATACACCGGAAGACCTGGTGAAAGCAGAAAAATTATTATAACAATATTAATAGACCGAGATGAAATTCAGGAACTTTAAGATGGTTGACTACGTGGTATATGGCCGCGGATGCTTTGACCAACTGGATGAAATATTGGCTCCCCACCGTAAAGGAGATGCACCCATGATATTTTTCGTGGATCATTTCTTCCAGGGAAACGAGGCTTTTGCTAAGCGTATTCCAGTGAGAGGCAAGGACAAGATTATATTTATTGATGTAACTGACGAACCTAAAACCAAATACGTAGACAAAGTCAGAGATGACCTGAAAGCTGAATTTGGTGAGGTGAGCGGTATCATCGGTATCGGTGGCGGGTCTGTAATGGACATGGCCAAAGCGGTATCGCTGATGATGACCAACCCGGGGTCTTCTGCTGACTACCAGGGCTGGGACCTGGTAAAGTATCCTGGTGTATACAAGGCAGGTATTCCAACCATCTCCGGTACCGGGGCTGAAGTAAGCCGTACCTGTGTACTGACAGGTCCTACCCGTAAGCTGGGTATGAACTCTGACTTTACACCGTTCGACCAGATCGTACTGGATCCTGAATTGATCAGGGGCGTACCTAAGAACCAGATGTTCTATACTGCGATGGATTGTTATATCCACTGTATAGAGTCACTGACGGGTACTTACCTGAATGCTTTCAGCCGTTCTTACGGTGAAGAATCATTGCGCCTGTGCCAGGAAATCTTCCTGCATAAGCCTGAATGGGATGACGATGCTGATGAGAAACTAATGATGGCATCTTATGCCGGTGGTATGAGTATCGCTTATTCTCAGGTGGGTGTGGCACACGCTGTGAGCTACGGTCTGGCTTACCTGCTGGGTACCAAGCACGGTATTGGTAACTGTATTGTATTCGACAAACTGGAAGAGTTCTATCCTGAAGGCGTAGCTGAGTTCAAAGAAATGGTGAAGAAACACATCATCGACATTCCACAGGGCATCACCAAAGGACTGACAGATGAGCAATTCAACATCATGATCGATGTATCCCTGGGTATGGCTCCGCTGTGGGAAAATGCATTGGGTAAAGATTGGAAAGAGCAAATGACTAGAGAAAGACTGAGAGCGCTGTACGAACGGCTGTAATCAGACCCGATATTAAAAGATAAATCCCGGTCGCCTTGCAGTGCCGGGATTTTTTATTTTACTAAGCATGAATTATCGTTGAAACCACTTGCCTGGTGAAAATACAAATTGTTTTACAGTTTGCATACGGCGATTTTGATAAATAAAGATCAAATAGACCGTAGCAGCAAGGGTCACTATTGCGGTAGAGTAGAAGGTGAGGGGAAAGAACCTGGAATCGTTGTGATATACAAAGGCTGACAGGTAAGCGCCAATACCAATACCCGCTTCCTGAGCAATGTACATGGAAGCCAGTGCCCGTCCTTTGTGTTCTGGTCTGCCCAGATCAATGGTCCAGGCTGTCACGGCAGGAGAATTCAATCCTACAGATACACCATAGATCACAGCGGCCGTGAGCATCATAGCGGGGGAGTGGGCCACGCCTAGAGTAAATACCCCAACTGCCATAATCACCGTCGCGATCTTCAACACCGGCAATCTGCCATACCGGTCAGAGACCTTACCAGCTAACAACCGGATGCTGATAGAGCTGGCGGTAAAAAATGTATAAAACAGGCCTTTGCTAGCTGGCGGCAGACCTACGTAAGCACTGAAATCAGGAATAATAGTGAACAGTACCCCATAGCTGTAATAAGTGATGAAAGTAACGATCACCGGCGCCAGTACCAATGGCTCAAAGATCTCTGATTTAGAGATCCTGAGTGTGGAGAGGCGGAAGCCTTGTTTATTCGGCAGCGTTTCTTTCATACTACCTACCAGTATCACTACTGATAATAAGGCGAACACTGCCGATAACTGGAACATTACATGTATATCCCAGATAGAAGTAACATATCCTCCTATGGCTGGGCCCAGTGCCATACCAATGGTGCTGAAGAGTCCGACCATACCCATCGCTTCTGCTCTGCGGGTATTGGGTACGATATCGGCCACATAAGCAGCGGTACCGGTAGGCTTGAAGCCTGTAGAGAAGCCGTGAAAGAAGCGGAGTAATAAGAAGGCGGCTACTGTGCTGACCAGGGGATAAAGCAGGCTACAGATCACACAGATCACAGAGCCGAAAATCATTACCGGAACGCGGCCAACAGTGTCAGTGAGTTTACCGCTAAAGGGCCGTGATAGCCCTGCCATGAGTGTAAACAAAGCAAGAATGTAGCCTTTGTATTGTTCGCCGCCCATGCTGCTGAGGTAAGCAGGCAAGTCTGGTAGCATCATGTTGTAGCTGGCGGAAAACAGTGCATTGCTAAGGCATAGCATGATAAAGTGGAAGGTATAGATACTCCCGTGCGACTGATCCATGATGCAAAGTTAGTAAAGGGCAATAAAAAAGCCGTCTTAATTATTTAAGACAGCTCTTTAATATCATGAAGAAGTTGATTATTAGCGTTTTACGTACTTAAACGCAGCAACCAGGAACATTGCA
This Chitinophaga sancti DNA region includes the following protein-coding sequences:
- a CDS encoding MFS transporter; its protein translation is MDQSHGSIYTFHFIMLCLSNALFSASYNMMLPDLPAYLSSMGGEQYKGYILALFTLMAGLSRPFSGKLTDTVGRVPVMIFGSVICVICSLLYPLVSTVAAFLLLRFFHGFSTGFKPTGTAAYVADIVPNTRRAEAMGMVGLFSTIGMALGPAIGGYVTSIWDIHVMFQLSAVFALLSVVILVGSMKETLPNKQGFRLSTLRISKSEIFEPLVLAPVIVTFITYYSYGVLFTIIPDFSAYVGLPPASKGLFYTFFTASSISIRLLAGKVSDRYGRLPVLKIATVIMAVGVFTLGVAHSPAMMLTAAVIYGVSVGLNSPAVTAWTIDLGRPEHKGRALASMYIAQEAGIGIGAYLSAFVYHNDSRFFPLTFYSTAIVTLAATVYLIFIYQNRRMQTVKQFVFSPGKWFQR
- a CDS encoding iron-containing alcohol dehydrogenase family protein; translated protein: MKFRNFKMVDYVVYGRGCFDQLDEILAPHRKGDAPMIFFVDHFFQGNEAFAKRIPVRGKDKIIFIDVTDEPKTKYVDKVRDDLKAEFGEVSGIIGIGGGSVMDMAKAVSLMMTNPGSSADYQGWDLVKYPGVYKAGIPTISGTGAEVSRTCVLTGPTRKLGMNSDFTPFDQIVLDPELIRGVPKNQMFYTAMDCYIHCIESLTGTYLNAFSRSYGEESLRLCQEIFLHKPEWDDDADEKLMMASYAGGMSIAYSQVGVAHAVSYGLAYLLGTKHGIGNCIVFDKLEEFYPEGVAEFKEMVKKHIIDIPQGITKGLTDEQFNIMIDVSLGMAPLWENALGKDWKEQMTRERLRALYERL
- a CDS encoding DegT/DnrJ/EryC1/StrS family aminotransferase; amino-acid sequence: MPGYEFFGPEERKEVNDVLETGIFMRYGFDGPRKGIWKAKELEQAISEKLNVGYTQIVSSGTAALTVAMQALGIGAGDEVIMPTFTFVASFECIFSVGATPVLVDVDDTLTLDPKAVEAAITPRTKAVMPVHMCGSMADLDALKAICDKHNLILLEDACQSFGATYKGKAVGSIGHAGAFSFDFVKTITCAEGGAIVTNDKDIYVKADGYSDHGHDHLGVDRGADLHPFIGYNFRISELHAAVGLAQVRKLDTFLSIQRKTKKIFKDALSAIPEVSFRRLPDAEGDSATFLAFFLPEESQARAAAAAMKAAGLPAFYWFDNNWHYIRNWEHFKQSTVLSRFAPGLQQAMELYKVKQFPASDAIMSRCICTPINLGWSDAEVAERAEKLVNAVKSAL
- the kdsB gene encoding 3-deoxy-manno-octulosonate cytidylyltransferase, producing MKKVALIPARYGATRFPGKLMAKLGGKSVILRTYESTVKTGVFDEVMVVTDSDVIYQEIISNGGKAVMSQKEHECGTDRIAEAIADREDVEIIVNVQGDEPFTQKEPLEKLLQVFEGEAGQKVQVASLMQELKEWSSIEDPNYVKVAVDKQFNALFFSRSVIPYPRDKQVKSVYYEHIGIYAFRRKTLLDFTQMPVSPLEAAEKIECLRYLENGISMKMVVTEYMGVEIDTPEDLVKAEKLL